The Flavobacteriales bacterium genome includes a region encoding these proteins:
- a CDS encoding isoprenylcysteine carboxylmethyltransferase family protein: MYLFIFFILYFFLVFVLRSFLLWKKTKVNPLTFNKGDDAHGYNGKVFGIISIIELFIVSIYAFIPSWHKFLMPFWYLENEYFVYVGWALLIISLLFVWFAQGNMRESWRIGIDEENKTALVTDGFFSFSRNPIFLGIMIANIGLFLVLPNAFTLLIIALSTVSINTQIRLEEEFLKKEFGNQYIEYLSKVNRWITI, translated from the coding sequence GCTAAGGTCCTTTCTACTTTGGAAAAAAACCAAGGTCAATCCACTCACATTTAATAAAGGAGATGATGCCCACGGTTACAATGGGAAAGTCTTTGGTATTATTTCAATCATAGAGCTTTTTATAGTTTCCATTTATGCCTTTATCCCAAGTTGGCATAAGTTTCTTATGCCCTTTTGGTATTTAGAAAATGAATACTTCGTTTATGTAGGTTGGGCTTTGCTTATAATCTCATTGCTATTTGTATGGTTTGCACAGGGAAATATGAGAGAGTCTTGGCGTATTGGAATAGATGAAGAAAACAAGACAGCATTAGTAACAGATGGTTTTTTCTCTTTCTCACGTAATCCTATTTTCTTAGGTATTATGATAGCCAATATTGGATTGTTTTTAGTATTGCCTAATGCTTTTACTCTATTAATTATAGCCCTTTCTACGGTTAGTATCAATACGCAAATCAGATTAGAGGAGGAATTTCTCAAAAAGGAATTTGGCAATCAATACATAGAGTATCTAAGCAAAGTAAACAGATGGATAACAATTTAA
- a CDS encoding DUF3347 domain-containing protein, with translation MNLTIKLLVALMVLSTTACNAQKIKNQKTETVHIYGNCGMCKNTIETAGNIKKEAKVEWNKETKMASITYDSLKTTSSEILKRIALSGYDNQLFMSPDDTYNNLPNCCQYQRAKKDVSTTEPMSEMTENHNQHSHSDTMKMTKTKSEPKEEITKTNDLKLVFDDYFTLKNALIESDGNLASSKANALVKSLERVQMNDLEMDVHMVWMKVMKTLKTDAQNIANSQDEKVQRTYFISLSDNIYQLLKVAKYEVPVYYQHCPMANDGKGANWLSTESAVKNPYYGSMMLNCGKVVETID, from the coding sequence ATGAACTTAACAATAAAATTGTTGGTAGCCTTAATGGTACTATCAACCACAGCGTGCAATGCACAAAAAATTAAAAATCAAAAAACAGAAACCGTACATATATACGGAAACTGCGGAATGTGTAAAAACACTATTGAAACTGCAGGAAACATAAAGAAAGAAGCCAAAGTAGAATGGAATAAAGAAACCAAAATGGCTTCCATTACTTACGACAGTTTGAAAACAACAAGTAGTGAAATCTTAAAGCGAATTGCTTTGTCAGGGTATGACAATCAGCTTTTTATGTCGCCAGATGACACCTACAATAATCTACCAAATTGTTGCCAATATCAACGTGCTAAAAAAGATGTAAGCACCACCGAACCAATGTCAGAAATGACAGAAAATCACAACCAACATTCTCATTCCGATACGATGAAAATGACCAAAACCAAATCTGAACCAAAGGAAGAAATCACAAAAACGAATGATTTAAAATTGGTTTTTGACGATTATTTCACATTGAAAAATGCATTGATAGAATCTGACGGAAATCTTGCTTCAAGCAAAGCAAATGCCTTGGTAAAATCATTGGAAAGGGTACAAATGAACGACTTAGAAATGGATGTGCATATGGTTTGGATGAAAGTGATGAAAACACTAAAAACTGATGCTCAAAACATAGCCAACAGTCAAGACGAAAAAGTACAACGAACATACTTTATTTCGCTATCAGACAATATATACCAACTGCTAAAAGTAGCAAAATATGAAGTGCCTGTATATTATCAACATTGCCCAATGGCGAATGATGGCAAAGGTGCCAATTGGTTAAGCACAGAAAGTGCGGTAAAAAATCCGTATTACGGTTCTATGATGCTCAACTGCGGTAAAGTAGTAGAAACCATTGATTAA
- the cadA gene encoding cadmium-translocating P-type ATPase, translating to MTTKKHIHQYDSNGKQICCSLEEKIDAKTPPPLLNTAHSIDDGHDHSHDHSQGSDSIWKEYLPAIISFALLISGIAMDYFDVAFFNDWVRLVWYVVAYIPVGFPVIKMGFNALRKGEVFTEFFLMSIATIGAFAIGEYPEGVAVMLFYAVGELFQGAAVRRAKDNIKALLDVRPQIAHILKNGTFETVHPEEVTIGDTIQVKVGEIIPLDGKLLSDKASLNTAAITGESKPQSILQNENVLAGSINMEGVIEIKVTKIYKNSSISRILDLVQNATSKKAKTELLIRRLAKIYTPIVVFLAVLVCFLPYFFVDTYVFQDWLYRALIFLVISCPCALVISIPLGYFGGLGAASKNGILFKGATYMDKLKEVNTMVMDKTGTVTKGVFKISKIKTFGNWSEESLMPLLLSIESKSTHPIAKAIMEYKSDVPIKEATEIKEIAGKGLTGLVEGKNVVVGNHKLMHQFNITTPPEIEEIVESNVLIGIDGEFAGFVTIADEIKEDAKETIKAFKKEGINYIMMLSGDKNSITQKVAKILGISKAKGGLLPEDKLNEVELLKKDPTKTVAFIGDGINDAPVLAASDVGIAMGAMGSDVAIETADVIIQTDQPSKVITGIKIAKSTQKIIWQNIFLAFGIKIIVLIMGAGGLATMWEAVFADVGVALLAILNAVRLQRMKW from the coding sequence ATGACTACTAAAAAACACATACACCAGTATGATAGCAACGGTAAACAAATCTGTTGCTCATTAGAGGAAAAAATAGATGCAAAGACGCCACCGCCTCTGTTGAATACAGCACATAGTATAGATGATGGACACGACCACTCTCACGATCATTCTCAAGGTAGCGATAGTATTTGGAAGGAATATCTGCCAGCAATTATAAGTTTTGCCTTATTAATTTCTGGTATAGCAATGGATTACTTTGATGTTGCCTTTTTTAATGATTGGGTAAGATTAGTTTGGTATGTTGTGGCATACATTCCTGTAGGTTTTCCAGTAATAAAAATGGGATTCAATGCTTTAAGAAAGGGAGAAGTTTTTACAGAATTTTTCCTAATGAGTATTGCTACCATAGGTGCTTTTGCCATTGGTGAATATCCCGAAGGAGTTGCAGTAATGTTATTTTATGCGGTTGGTGAATTATTTCAAGGTGCAGCAGTAAGAAGAGCTAAAGATAATATCAAAGCACTTTTAGATGTAAGACCCCAAATTGCACATATCCTAAAAAATGGAACTTTCGAAACAGTTCACCCTGAAGAAGTAACGATAGGTGATACGATACAAGTAAAAGTAGGAGAGATAATACCCTTGGACGGGAAATTGCTGTCAGATAAAGCAAGTCTCAATACAGCCGCTATTACGGGTGAAAGTAAACCACAAAGTATCTTACAGAATGAGAATGTCTTAGCGGGTTCTATAAATATGGAAGGTGTCATTGAAATTAAAGTCACTAAAATTTATAAAAACAGTTCGATTTCAAGAATTTTAGACTTAGTTCAAAATGCCACTTCTAAAAAGGCAAAGACAGAATTATTGATTAGAAGATTAGCCAAAATTTATACGCCCATTGTTGTATTCTTAGCCGTATTGGTGTGCTTTCTTCCTTACTTTTTTGTTGATACTTATGTCTTCCAAGATTGGTTATATCGTGCATTAATTTTCTTGGTGATTTCTTGTCCTTGTGCATTGGTAATCTCTATACCATTGGGCTATTTTGGAGGTTTAGGAGCAGCTTCCAAAAACGGTATTCTCTTTAAAGGAGCAACCTATATGGATAAGCTAAAAGAAGTGAATACAATGGTAATGGATAAAACAGGAACCGTTACCAAAGGTGTTTTTAAAATCAGCAAGATCAAAACTTTTGGCAATTGGTCTGAGGAATCTTTAATGCCATTACTCTTATCTATTGAATCTAAATCTACTCACCCTATAGCGAAAGCCATTATGGAATATAAATCAGACGTTCCAATAAAAGAAGCTACTGAAATTAAAGAAATAGCAGGAAAGGGATTGACTGGTTTAGTTGAAGGGAAAAACGTAGTGGTTGGCAATCACAAATTGATGCACCAGTTCAATATTACTACTCCACCCGAAATTGAAGAAATAGTAGAATCAAACGTATTGATTGGAATAGACGGAGAGTTTGCAGGATTTGTAACCATTGCAGATGAAATAAAGGAAGATGCTAAAGAAACTATTAAAGCATTTAAAAAAGAGGGTATTAATTACATAATGATGTTATCGGGAGATAAGAATAGTATTACTCAAAAGGTGGCCAAAATACTCGGTATTTCAAAAGCAAAAGGCGGTTTGCTCCCAGAAGATAAATTGAATGAAGTAGAGCTACTTAAAAAAGACCCCACAAAAACAGTTGCTTTCATTGGAGATGGTATCAATGATGCTCCTGTATTGGCAGCAAGTGATGTTGGTATTGCTATGGGTGCAATGGGAAGTGATGTAGCTATTGAAACAGCAGATGTTATTATTCAAACCGACCAACCCTCAAAAGTGATAACAGGAATTAAAATTGCTAAATCGACTCAAAAAATCATTTGGCAAAATATCTTCTTAGCTTTTGGAATAAAAATCATTGTACTTATAATGGGAGCAGGTGGATTAGCTACTATGTGGGAAGCCGTATTTGCAGATGTAGGAGTAGCATTATTAGCAATATTAAATGCAGTAAGATTACAAAGAATGAAGTGGTAA
- a CDS encoding heavy-metal-associated domain-containing protein, which produces MKHTYKIAGMTCTSCEAKVKSALLMVENITSVEVSKDNNSATITMDKHVPIAALQNVLDDKYKITAEQHNEATEEVKSWLETYKPILLVFAYISGITLLIQTKNESPNWSEWMRHFMAGFFLVFSFFKMLNLKGFADSYKMYDVVAKKFPAWASIYSFVELALGIAYLVNFNPMITNAVTFVVMTVSIIGVLQSVLNKRKIQCACLGAVFNLPMSTVTIIEDALMIAMSAFMLFQFI; this is translated from the coding sequence ATGAAACATACATATAAAATAGCAGGAATGACCTGTACCAGTTGCGAAGCAAAAGTAAAATCTGCTTTGCTAATGGTAGAAAATATAACGTCTGTTGAAGTTTCAAAAGACAATAATTCTGCCACCATTACTATGGATAAACACGTCCCAATTGCTGCCTTGCAAAACGTATTGGATGATAAATATAAAATAACTGCCGAACAGCATAATGAAGCCACCGAAGAAGTAAAATCTTGGTTGGAAACTTACAAACCTATCTTACTTGTTTTCGCCTACATTTCAGGAATTACCCTATTGATACAGACAAAAAACGAAAGTCCAAATTGGTCTGAATGGATGCGTCATTTTATGGCAGGATTCTTTTTGGTATTCTCGTTTTTCAAAATGCTGAACCTTAAAGGATTTGCAGACAGCTACAAAATGTATGATGTAGTTGCCAAAAAATTTCCTGCTTGGGCAAGCATTTACTCCTTTGTAGAACTGGCATTAGGTATTGCTTACTTGGTCAATTTCAACCCAATGATTACCAATGCAGTAACATTTGTTGTAATGACCGTTAGCATAATTGGTGTATTACAATCGGTACTCAACAAACGTAAAATTCAATGTGCTTGTTTAGGGGCAGTTTTCAATTTGCCAATGAGTACAGTAACCATTATTGAAGATGCACTAATGATTGCAATGAGTGCTTTTATGTTATTTCAATTCATTTAA
- a CDS encoding helix-turn-helix transcriptional regulator → MVCPRCLSSVRTILDDMQIEYNQIELGIVELSKEITHKQKEKLSEKLQTQGFELLSSRESKIINSIKSFVINKVHYLDSSQRSSYNLSDELSKELHISYSKLSKTFSRVEGITIEHYFLQQRIEKAKELLSYGEKTISEIAFDLGYSSTAHLSAQFKKITGMPPSAFKKITKNRRKSLDDI, encoded by the coding sequence ATGGTCTGTCCTCGATGCTTGAGTAGTGTACGAACTATTCTTGATGATATGCAGATAGAATATAATCAGATAGAATTAGGCATTGTCGAATTAAGTAAAGAGATTACCCATAAGCAAAAGGAAAAACTTTCTGAAAAACTTCAAACACAAGGTTTTGAATTACTGAGCAGTAGAGAATCTAAAATCATTAATTCGATAAAGTCCTTCGTGATTAACAAAGTCCATTATTTAGATAGCAGTCAGCGTTCAAGTTATAATCTATCTGATGAACTCAGTAAGGAATTGCATATAAGCTACTCAAAATTGAGCAAAACGTTTTCTCGTGTCGAAGGTATTACGATCGAGCATTATTTTTTACAGCAACGAATTGAGAAGGCAAAAGAATTATTGAGCTATGGAGAAAAAACCATTTCTGAAATAGCTTTTGACTTGGGTTACAGTAGCACCGCTCACCTTTCAGCTCAATTCAAAAAGATTACCGGAATGCCGCCTTCGGCATTTAAAAAAATCACAAAGAATCGGAGAAAGTCGCTGGATGACATTTGA
- a CDS encoding multicopper oxidase domain-containing protein: MKNFINGLIAFIALFSTTSLLAQKVVRYDLTITDTIVNYSGKDKRAIAVNGQIPMPTLTFTEGDTAEIVVHNQLKESTSLHWHGLYLPNKEDGVPYLTQMPIEPGETFTYRFPIIQNGTHWYHSHSGLQEQIGMYGSLILKKKKDDPTLRKGIDDVPQVPIILSEWTDIKPENVHRMLHNANDWGGIKKGTVQSYSEAIKAGHFKTKLGNEWKRMLAMDVSDVFYDAFLINGKTESQLSQFKGGEKVRLRISNGGASSYFWLNWAGGKMTVVANDGNDVEPVEVDRLIIGVSETYDVIVTIPKDGLSYEFLATPEDRTKSASIYLGNGKIQLKSRMPKLKYFEGMKMMNDMMNMDGSMDDMGMNMSNQQMDMNTVMYPEITGGSNKKSKKMKMDEPMEHSNHSPNNLQNIITLNYGMLKAPQPTNLPKNAPVKELRFELTGNMNRYVWSMDNKVLSETDKILIKKGENVRIVLYNNSMMRHPMHLHGHDFRVLNGQGDYAPLKNVLDIMPMETDTIEFNANLEGDWFFHCHILYHMMAGMNRVFSYENQAPNPYLPNKKWAYKKLQKESNQFHLMAENDFATNGNDGMMMLQNTRWSIGTEWRLGYNDHHGYETETHIGRYIGKNQFFMPFVGFDWRYRKLGIDEHEKNLFGQTNTKDQRALASLGFVYTLPWLVNFQAEVFQDGNIRLQLMREDIPITPRLRWAFMVNTDKEYMTGFKYIVTRNIALSTHYDSDMGIGFGATFNY; the protein is encoded by the coding sequence ATGAAAAATTTTATAAATGGGTTGATCGCATTCATAGCATTGTTTTCAACCACTTCGCTTTTGGCCCAAAAAGTAGTAAGATACGACTTAACGATTACTGACACCATTGTAAATTATTCGGGAAAAGACAAACGAGCCATAGCTGTAAATGGACAGATTCCAATGCCTACGCTAACTTTTACCGAAGGCGATACTGCCGAAATTGTAGTACACAATCAATTAAAAGAAAGTACCTCTTTGCATTGGCACGGCTTATATCTTCCCAATAAAGAAGATGGAGTTCCGTATTTAACGCAAATGCCTATAGAACCAGGCGAAACTTTTACCTATCGTTTTCCTATTATTCAAAACGGAACGCATTGGTATCATAGCCACAGTGGTTTGCAGGAGCAAATTGGAATGTATGGTTCGCTGATTTTAAAAAAGAAAAAAGACGACCCTACTTTAAGAAAAGGTATTGATGATGTACCGCAGGTTCCCATTATTTTAAGCGAATGGACAGACATAAAACCAGAAAATGTACATAGAATGTTACACAATGCAAACGATTGGGGTGGTATTAAAAAAGGTACAGTGCAAAGTTATTCAGAAGCCATAAAAGCAGGTCACTTCAAAACCAAATTAGGCAATGAATGGAAGCGAATGTTAGCAATGGATGTGAGTGATGTCTTTTATGATGCCTTTTTGATAAACGGGAAAACCGAAAGTCAATTATCTCAATTTAAAGGTGGCGAAAAGGTTCGACTTCGCATTTCAAATGGTGGTGCTTCGTCTTATTTTTGGCTTAATTGGGCGGGTGGAAAAATGACTGTTGTTGCGAATGACGGAAATGATGTAGAACCAGTAGAAGTGGATAGATTAATTATTGGTGTTTCTGAAACTTACGATGTAATTGTTACCATTCCAAAAGATGGCTTGTCCTATGAATTTTTGGCTACGCCAGAAGACCGAACAAAATCGGCTTCCATTTATTTGGGAAATGGCAAAATTCAACTAAAAAGTAGAATGCCAAAACTCAAATATTTTGAAGGAATGAAAATGATGAATGATATGATGAATATGGATGGCAGTATGGACGATATGGGAATGAATATGAGCAATCAACAAATGGATATGAACACCGTTATGTATCCTGAAATAACAGGTGGTTCTAACAAAAAGTCCAAGAAAATGAAAATGGATGAACCAATGGAACATTCTAATCATTCGCCAAACAATTTACAGAATATTATAACTCTTAATTACGGAATGCTAAAAGCACCACAACCAACCAACTTACCCAAAAATGCCCCTGTGAAAGAACTACGCTTTGAATTAACAGGAAATATGAATCGCTATGTTTGGAGTATGGACAATAAGGTGCTTTCAGAAACGGATAAAATTTTAATAAAAAAGGGAGAAAATGTTCGTATTGTGCTGTACAACAATTCAATGATGCGACACCCAATGCACTTGCACGGTCACGACTTTAGAGTACTAAACGGACAAGGCGATTATGCACCACTTAAAAACGTGTTGGACATTATGCCTATGGAAACCGACACCATAGAGTTTAATGCTAATTTAGAAGGTGATTGGTTTTTTCATTGCCACATTTTGTATCATATGATGGCAGGAATGAACCGAGTTTTTTCTTACGAAAATCAAGCACCCAATCCATATTTACCCAATAAAAAATGGGCGTATAAAAAACTGCAGAAAGAAAGTAACCAATTTCATTTAATGGCAGAAAACGATTTTGCTACCAATGGTAATGATGGAATGATGATGCTGCAAAATACACGATGGAGTATTGGAACAGAATGGCGATTGGGGTATAATGACCACCACGGCTATGAAACTGAAACCCATATTGGTCGCTATATTGGAAAAAATCAGTTTTTTATGCCATTTGTTGGTTTTGATTGGCGGTATAGAAAATTAGGTATCGATGAACACGAAAAAAATCTTTTTGGACAAACCAACACTAAAGACCAACGAGCCTTAGCAAGTTTAGGATTCGTTTATACCTTACCTTGGTTGGTTAATTTTCAAGCAGAAGTTTTTCAAGACGGTAATATTCGTTTACAGTTAATGCGAGAAGACATTCCTATTACACCGAGATTACGTTGGGCATTTATGGTTAATACAGACAAGGAATATATGACAGGATTTAAGTATATCGTAACTCGGAACATAGCCCTTTCAACCCATTATGACAGCGATATGGGTATTGGGTTTGGTGCAACATTTAATTATTAA
- a CDS encoding efflux RND transporter permease subunit produces MLNQIIKFFIDNKLVAWLLLLLFIGWGVVTAPFDLGVDSLPRDPVAVDAIPDIGENQQIVFTKWMGRSPQDVEDQITYPLTTSLLGIPGVKSIRSNSMFGFSSIYVIFDEGVEFYWSRSRILEKLNSLPSNLLPDDVQPTLGPDATALGQIYWYTLEGQNEQGNPTGGWDLHELRSIQDFYVRFGLSSASGVSEVASIGGFVQEYQVDVIPDKMRVYGITLNQVMKAIKESNLDIGAQTLEINLAEYFVRGLGYVKSVEDIENAVVTATDNVPIRIKDIAVVNIGPATRRGVLDKSGAEAVGGVVVARYGANPLEVINNVKAKIDEIAPGLPTKKLADGTVSQVTVVPFYDRTDLINETLGTLEEALGLEILITIIVVILMLLNLRSSLLVAGSLPVAVLMCFIAMRYFGVDANIVALSGIAIAVGTMVDMGIVLTESMITHIKKAPPKQSISITIYNATTEVASAVITAVATTVVSFLPVFTMVAAEGKLFRPLAFTKTFALIASIVVAITIVPPLAAQLFGIKTKSKWLSFGYNIGLVVFSIFLLFGQFYYLGIIGLVVGITGIISYWLKSFQNGKFHSYFEIARNIVYALLVAWLLAKIWMPLGVTKTVLTNFLFVSFISGILIGSFYIVIHFYERILRFLLRVKLLFLLLVGSLIFFGIQIAKNTGQEFMPALDEGSFLLMPTSMPHSGMQMNVANLRALDMAVTAIPEVETVVGKAGRVESALDPAPMSMYENVILYKSEYMTNADGHRLRFKTDKNGKYLLSTGGAIEYEKALSGGIQISDLVQDDKGSYFRQWREHIHSPDDIWNEIVKATNLPGVTSAPKLQPIETRLVMLQTGMRAPMGIKVKGSDLETIEAFGLELEKHLKKVDGVKAPAVFAERIVGKPYMLFDIDREKISRYGLSIVDVQKQLQATVGGMVMTSTVEGRERYGIRLRYPRELRNDPQSLNNILVSAPNGLQIPLDDLVEIKYEQGPQAIKSEDGFLVGYVLFDKEVGFAEVEVVNNAQNYLQNKIDNGELTLPAGVNYKFAGNYEQQVRANKRLSIVIPIALALIFLILYFQFSSITTSLMVFSGVFVAFSGGFIMIWLYGQPWFMDFDILGTNMRDLFQMKSINLSVAVWVGFLALFGIATDDGVLVATFLKDSFKRNTPATVREIRDAVVEGGLRRVKPAMMTTATTILALLPVLTSTGRGADIMLPMAIPSFGGMTLQVITMFTVPVLYSLWKEAQLKFSKNTQMLKDEN; encoded by the coding sequence ATGTTAAATCAAATAATCAAATTTTTTATAGACAATAAACTTGTCGCTTGGCTTCTATTGCTGCTATTTATCGGCTGGGGCGTAGTTACCGCACCCTTTGATCTTGGTGTAGATAGCCTACCCCGTGATCCCGTTGCGGTTGATGCCATACCAGATATTGGTGAAAACCAACAAATCGTTTTTACTAAATGGATGGGAAGGTCTCCGCAAGATGTAGAAGACCAAATTACATATCCGCTCACAACGTCTTTGTTGGGCATTCCGGGGGTCAAAAGCATTCGTAGTAATTCAATGTTTGGCTTCTCCAGTATCTATGTAATTTTTGATGAAGGTGTAGAATTCTACTGGAGTAGAAGTAGAATACTTGAAAAGCTAAACTCACTTCCATCAAACCTCTTACCCGATGATGTACAACCCACCTTAGGCCCTGATGCAACTGCTTTAGGACAAATCTATTGGTACACCTTGGAAGGTCAAAACGAACAAGGAAATCCTACCGGTGGGTGGGATCTGCACGAATTACGATCAATTCAGGATTTTTATGTAAGGTTTGGTTTATCATCCGCTTCTGGTGTTTCAGAAGTAGCCTCTATAGGTGGCTTTGTTCAGGAATATCAAGTGGATGTTATACCGGACAAAATGAGAGTGTATGGCATTACCCTTAATCAGGTAATGAAAGCCATAAAAGAAAGCAACTTAGACATTGGTGCTCAAACACTGGAAATCAATCTTGCCGAATATTTTGTCAGGGGCTTGGGATATGTAAAATCAGTAGAAGATATTGAAAATGCTGTGGTCACAGCCACCGATAATGTACCCATTCGCATTAAGGACATTGCCGTAGTAAATATTGGTCCAGCTACTCGTAGGGGAGTTTTAGACAAATCAGGTGCAGAAGCTGTTGGTGGCGTGGTAGTAGCAAGATATGGAGCAAATCCATTAGAAGTAATTAACAATGTAAAGGCTAAAATTGATGAAATAGCTCCAGGATTACCTACTAAAAAATTAGCCGATGGCACAGTTTCACAAGTGACAGTTGTCCCATTCTATGATAGAACAGATTTGATCAATGAGACTTTAGGCACTTTAGAAGAAGCATTGGGTTTAGAGATACTTATTACAATTATAGTGGTGATTCTGATGTTACTCAATTTAAGGTCGTCATTGTTGGTGGCGGGTTCACTTCCAGTGGCTGTTTTAATGTGCTTTATCGCAATGCGATACTTTGGTGTCGATGCCAATATAGTTGCTTTATCAGGTATTGCCATTGCAGTTGGAACGATGGTCGATATGGGAATTGTCCTTACGGAAAGTATGATCACACATATCAAAAAAGCTCCACCAAAGCAATCCATTTCAATTACGATTTACAATGCCACCACCGAAGTTGCCTCAGCAGTTATTACAGCAGTAGCTACTACGGTTGTAAGTTTCTTGCCGGTGTTTACTATGGTAGCCGCAGAAGGTAAACTATTCAGACCATTGGCATTTACTAAAACCTTTGCCCTTATAGCTTCGATAGTTGTAGCTATTACCATAGTCCCGCCATTGGCAGCTCAGTTGTTTGGGATTAAAACAAAGTCAAAATGGCTGTCTTTTGGCTATAATATTGGATTGGTGGTATTTAGCATTTTCCTATTATTTGGTCAGTTCTATTATTTAGGCATAATTGGCCTTGTAGTTGGGATCACTGGAATAATTAGTTACTGGCTAAAATCATTTCAGAATGGAAAATTCCATTCCTATTTTGAAATAGCAAGAAACATTGTCTATGCCCTGCTGGTTGCTTGGCTTCTCGCCAAAATATGGATGCCATTGGGTGTTACAAAAACTGTACTTACCAATTTTCTATTTGTTTCATTTATTTCAGGTATATTAATCGGAAGCTTTTATATAGTAATTCATTTCTACGAAAGGATTTTACGTTTCCTACTTAGAGTAAAGTTGTTATTCCTGTTACTCGTTGGCAGCCTAATTTTCTTTGGCATTCAAATCGCAAAAAATACAGGTCAGGAATTTATGCCTGCCTTAGATGAAGGGTCATTTTTACTGATGCCTACTTCGATGCCACATTCAGGTATGCAAATGAATGTGGCAAACCTTCGGGCTTTGGATATGGCTGTTACAGCTATACCAGAAGTGGAAACAGTAGTTGGAAAAGCAGGCCGGGTAGAAAGTGCTTTAGATCCAGCTCCAATGTCAATGTATGAAAATGTAATTCTGTATAAATCGGAATATATGACCAATGCGGATGGTCACCGTTTGAGATTTAAGACAGATAAGAATGGAAAATATTTGTTGTCAACAGGTGGGGCTATCGAATATGAAAAAGCTCTATCAGGTGGCATTCAAATCAGCGATTTAGTACAAGATGATAAAGGGTCGTATTTCCGCCAATGGAGAGAGCACATACATTCTCCAGATGATATTTGGAACGAAATTGTAAAGGCCACTAATCTTCCTGGTGTTACGTCAGCACCAAAACTGCAACCCATAGAAACACGATTGGTGATGCTACAAACGGGGATGCGAGCACCAATGGGCATAAAAGTAAAAGGTTCAGATTTAGAGACCATAGAAGCATTTGGCTTGGAATTAGAAAAGCATTTGAAGAAAGTAGATGGAGTAAAAGCACCTGCTGTATTTGCAGAGCGAATTGTAGGTAAGCCCTATATGCTGTTTGATATTGACCGAGAAAAAATAAGCCGATATGGATTATCAATAGTAGATGTACAGAAACAGTTGCAAGCTACGGTCGGTGGTATGGTAATGACTTCTACTGTGGAAGGTAGAGAGCGATACGGCATTCGTTTACGCTATCCAAGAGAACTGAGAAACGACCCTCAAAGCCTTAATAATATTCTGGTTTCCGCACCGAATGGATTGCAAATTCCATTGGATGACCTGGTAGAAATAAAATACGAACAAGGACCTCAAGCAATAAAAAGCGAAGATGGTTTTTTAGTTGGATATGTACTGTTTGATAAAGAAGTAGGCTTTGCAGAAGTGGAAGTAGTTAACAATGCACAGAACTATTTACAAAATAAAATAGATAATGGCGAATTGACATTACCAGCAGGAGTCAATTACAAGTTCGCAGGAAATTATGAGCAACAAGTCAGAGCTAACAAACGGCTATCCATTGTCATCCCTATTGCACTGGCTTTAATTTTTCTAATTCTTTATTTCCAATTCAGTTCTATTACTACTTCACTGATGGTATTCTCAGGTGTGTTTGTAGCATTCTCAGGGGGCTTTATTATGATATGGTTATATGGTCAGCCCTGGTTTATGGACTTTGACATTTTGGGAACCAATATGCGAGACCTGTTTCAAATGAAATCCATTAATCTCAGTGTAGCAGTTTGGGTCGGTTTTTTAGCCCTGTTCGGTATTGCTACGGATGATGGCGTTTTAGTCGCTACATTCTTAAAAGATAGTTTCAAACGAAATACACCCGCCACAGTTCGTGAGATAAGAGATGCGGTTGTAGAAGGCG